The genomic DNA ATGTTGAGTAAGGAAAATCTAAAGAGTAAATTGATTGCAGAAGAAAAGGGTAAAGAGTAAAAATTAAGGCACACATTAGCTCATAAAGGCTGTTGCATATGCTAATTTCTTTACCCAACTGCAAAGACCTTGGACAGTTCATTAGGCCACTGAGCCTGCATGTAGGATTGATAAGGCTTGTGCAGTTCCTTCTACCTTTTTAGGGTTAGTAGTAAAATTATATAAAATAATATAGCTATGCAAAGTTCAATAAACTATATAGGGATAGACATTTCTAAACCCTTCTTTGATGTTGCTTTACCCAATGGCCAAGCATATACTTACTATAAGTTTGATACTAGTCAAGATGGGTTTGAAGCTTTATTAAAAGTGCTTCCTCAAAACAGTGTGGTAGTCATGGAAGCCTCTGGACCATACTATATGAAGTTAGCAGCTTATCTCACCCAGCAAGGGATAGGAGTGAGTGTTGTTAACCCACTGGTGATCCGCAGGTTTTGTCAGATGCGTATGTCAAGGGCAAAAACAGATAAAAAGGATGCAAAAATGATTGCCGAATATGGTCAGATGGAAAAACCAGCCCTCTGGCAGCCACCGCAGAAATATGTTGTAGCCTTACAGCAGATGCAAGCTTTACTGGACAATCTACATAAAGAACATACAGCACTCAGTAACCAGCATGAAGGTTTTAGCAGCAGTGGTATGCTAGGTACAAAGCTAGAACAAATCATTGAACAAGAGCTCAAACATAAGCAAGAGCTCATTGATAAGCTTACTAAACAGATGGAAGAGCTGGCCAAAAAGCATTATGGTTCTATGTTGGCTGATTTAGAAACCATACCAGGATTAGGCAGAAAGACATCTATCCTGTTAATAGTACTGAGCGGAGGATTTAACCGCTTTAGTAATTATAGAAAACTAAGTTCTTATATAGGATTGAGCCCCCGGATATTTGAATCTGGAACAAGCGTAAAAGGCAAAGCAAGGATAACTAAGATGGGTATGTCTCGGATAAGAGCGATGTTATATGTCTGTGCATGGAGTGCTAAACGTTACAACAAAGCATGTAGGGAGCTTTAACAACGGTTGCTTGCCAAAGGGAAAGCTAAAAAACAGGCGTTGATAGCTGTCGTTAACAAGCTCCTTAAACAGGCTTTTGCTATTGTAACAAATCAAACAGTCTACGATGAAAATTATGTGAGCAAACCTTGCTTTTGAACACAGTTCATGTGTAAGGAAGTTTTTAAAGTTTTATTGGCCATCGGATGTACTTTAGTTCTTCCTCTAATGCTACTTCCTGAACTATATTCGAAAGGAGCTACTCCAGCATAACAAGCTAATTGTTTAGCATTATCAAATCGCTTAAAATTATGAGTATAAATCATCAGATGAATAGCTGTTACAAAGCCTACTCCAGGTACAGAACGTATGATCTGATACTTGTTTTCTAATTCCTTTTGTTGCTGAATAATCTGTTTTATCTTATCCTCTATTGCTCTTATTTCTTTCTCCAGGCTAGCTAAAGTTTGTTTAGAGGATTCTTCTAACATAGTTGCATTTTTTTTCAACCCAGTCTCTCTAAGTTCTTTAATAGGTGCTAGCAAGGCTACTCTAGCTTGGATTAAACGTTCTCTAAGAGCAGATAAATCATCTATTTGTTGCAAAGACTCATCTTTAGTTGAGAATTGGCGAGCTTTATCTTGATTCCTAAAAGCGTAAAAACAAATTCTTTGAGCATCTATTTGATCACTTTTACCTCTTTGTACTCCATTGCTCCATTTAATGGAAGTAGCGTTTTCTACCCATATGAAAGCTTGGTGGCTTTGAAGAAAACTTACCAAAGACCGATGGTAGATTCCGGTGTTTTCTAGGCATACAAGGATTTGTTCAATTGGAGCCTTATGTTTTTTAAGCCAAGCTATCAAAGCTTGATAACCTTTTAAGTTATTAGTAAACTTATGGGATACAATAGAATCGTTGGCTTTATTTTGGCTCAATGCTACATCAATCGTTTTTTTAGATATATCTATGCCAAGAATGTGGGTATATTGCATATAATTTACTAGTATTAAATGGTTTAACATGTATTAGCTAACACAATGCATGTTATTATTCAAACCCGTGATAATAAGCTTTAAGGCCTCAATTTCTATATGAATTTTAACCTGTAACTAACACAAGGGGGATTGTATCACAATATAGGCTTCAAAGCCTCGCTATCAAGTTAAAGTGCCCCCTTGTAGTGTGTTAGTTTTATTTATTTCAAAAATTATCTATCCATTCAAAAGTCTAACTTATGAGTATCTTCCAAGCTTTGCTCATGTGGACAACTTATAATTATAACAATTGATTTATATTATATCTATTATTATAGTGTTGTTATTTAAAGACTAAGACTAAGGTTTATATTAGCTATTAATTTACACTACAAGTCTAACGGGCTATCAAGGCTGGCAAAAACTACAGAGCAATGTCATGATTCCCTACAAAAAGAGCCGTAAGCGGCCATTAACCAAAGAGCAGAAAGAACATAACAGAAAGCTATCCTCCATACGTATGAAGGTGGAGCATAAGATAAGAGAGATCAAGGTGTTTAAGATTATGTCAGAAGTTTACCGTAACTTTGAGAACAAATATAACCTGCGCTTTAATATTATAGCGGGTATGATAAACTTCAAGCATGCTTTTTAAGAGTTGCATACTTAAGAACAAGCCCCTCATGCTATATTTAGCTAGTTTCCTGCATCATTTTATCTCTTTCGCAGCAGCTCTACTTGTTTAGTCCCTTAGTAAAGGTATTAATATTTTGGTGAAAAAGGTGAGGATTTTTTGCCATTGTTCCTCTATCAATTGCCAAGGAGTTTTGCCCTTGAGTGCCTTAAGCCTACGAGCAAAATTATAAGCTAACAAGAAGTCATTTAAGTGCCGCTCTAACTGCTGATGGCTACTATAATAATAGCTTTGCACAGTAGCCTCTTTGATTGTTCTGTTCATGCGCTCTACCTGGCCATTGGTCCATGGATGGGCCAGCTGCGTTCTTCTGTGAACGATGCCTTCTTGCTCACAAATGCGGTCAAACATATGCTCGAGCGCTAATTCTCCTTCTTTCCTGTTTGTAAATTGTACACCATTATCAGTAAGTATTTTATGTATCTTATAAGGAACAAAAGCTATCAGGTCTTCAAGAAAGCCTACGGCTGCTGACATGGAAGCAAATGCATATAAGCGGGCATAACAAGACTTACTAGTCCTATCTATTGCCACAAACAAATACAGTTTACCCTGGGCGGTCTGAACTTCTGCTATATCTATATGGAAGTAGCCGATAGGATAAGTTTTAAACTGCTTCTTAGCTGCTTTGTTGTTAAGCTTCACTTTCTCTAGCTTAGGGCAGCCGTGTCGCTGAAAGCAGCGATGCAAAGTAGAACGCGATAAGTGAGGTATGGTTTCTTGTAGAGTGTATAGACAATCATCTAAAGGCAATTGAGTCAGCTTTCTAAAAGCAATAACAACCTTCTCTTCTTGCTCAGTTAACACCTTAGAACGCTTTACTTTAGGCCCCATAGGTACATCTTGGCAAGAAGTCCTATTTTTCCATTTAGCTATTGTCTTACGATTAACTCCAAAACGCCTAGCAAGGGAAGCTATACTCTCTTTTGATAACTGTATTTCTCTACGAGTTTTCTCTGTTGTCCTGGCGCATTTATGTAGTAGTTGTCCCATAATTTTTTTACTTGGTTTTTATCACTAATAACAGTCTTGCTAATATAACCATAATTGTTGGGGACCAAACATCTACTTTTGCGCTTCTAGATAACCTTCTGCCTCAGCTTGCCAAAACCACTTAAAAGCTATTTTATAATCTTGTTTTACACCTATCCTTGATAATACATCATACCAATGTAAAAAGACCATAAGGGTCTCGCTGGCTTGCAGATTTTTTAAAAAAATAAATTACTCTTATAGAATCAACTTCTATTCCTTTGCCATCTCTACACATGATTCCTAATCCATTTTATGCACAGGCATATCCTTGCAAGGCAGACTTTTTAAGCCACTCCAAAGCCTTTCTGACCATCTTTTGCTACGCCTTTACCCTCGTAGTATAGCCAAGCAAGATTATATTGTTCATATTCACATCCTTGCAATGCAGATTTGCTAAACCAGTTAAACGTTTTTGCGTAATCCTGTATTACTAATTTTTCATCCCTGTACAGATTCCTAGCTCATTTTGTGCACAGGCATGAGCTTGCAAGGCAGCTTTCTTAAACAAATCAAATGCTTTTTGGTACACCATCTCCATAATAATAAGCCTGTCCTAGTCTATATAAAGACTTTGCATTATCCTTATTTATTACAGTCTGATTATCTTTTTCTACAGCAATACTGTTATGTGATTTATCTGCAGCTATAACGCTATTATAATACGTAACAGAAGTTATGCTAAATAAAAATGTAGTTAATACCCGAATTTTATTGATTTCTAGAAGCATATAAAGAAAATTAAAATGATGATAACGCTTCCTCGCTTTACCTATAGCTAGCTAATATACCAAAGGCCATACACTCTAACTTAGCTACCAAATTATTACATTTATTTTATAAATCCTTGAGGTACTTTTTCAGCAAGAATATATAGTTTATTGTTTGTAATAATTAAGGTTAATACAATATTGAGGAGTTAATTTAGGCTTATACTGGTTATAGAAGAATAGATACGCTGCCAAAGGATGTTAGCCAAAAAACATAGCTAGGAAGCAGATTATTCATCATTTTGCATCGTGCACAATAGATAAACTGTACATATTGATTATCTCATGGATACTCTTTAATAACAGTAACTTTTTAACAAAGCATGGAGATTAAATAGCCAAAGTTATTATGCACGCTAGTTATGAGAAAATGCAAGGCAAGCTATCTTAGTTTATAATTTATTTAAGTATAACCATAATAGCATGTAAACATCTGTTACTTACTTATAAATCTAATCTCCAAATCTTTGGCCTCCCTTAGGCATTATATAAATATCATTATAAGTAGGTAGGTACGGTTGCTTTCTTAATGCTTGCAACATTCGATTAAAATCTTGATAATCATTAACAACAAAAAACATATGTAGTCTATCAATCTCATTTTTGTAGCAATAGGCACCACGTTTAGGTAGCTTTTCTAACTTTGCTTTTGGTATACCCTTGAGGTATGGATTA from Candidatus Amoebophilus asiaticus 5a2 includes the following:
- a CDS encoding IS481 family transposase, whose translation is MGQLLHKCARTTEKTRREIQLSKESIASLARRFGVNRKTIAKWKNRTSCQDVPMGPKVKRSKVLTEQEEKVVIAFRKLTQLPLDDCLYTLQETIPHLSRSTLHRCFQRHGCPKLEKVKLNNKAAKKQFKTYPIGYFHIDIAEVQTAQGKLYLFVAIDRTSKSCYARLYAFASMSAAVGFLEDLIAFVPYKIHKILTDNGVQFTNRKEGELALEHMFDRICEQEGIVHRRTQLAHPWTNGQVERMNRTIKEATVQSYYYSSHQQLERHLNDFLLAYNFARRLKALKGKTPWQLIEEQWQKILTFFTKILIPLLRD
- a CDS encoding SEL1-like repeat protein, whose protein sequence is MLLEINKIRVLTTFLFSITSVTYYNSVIAADKSHNSIAVEKDNQTVINKDNAKSLYRLGQAYYYGDGVPKSI
- a CDS encoding SEL1-like repeat protein; the encoded protein is MYRDEKLVIQDYAKTFNWFSKSALQGCEYEQYNLAWLYYEGKGVAKDGQKGFGVA